From Deltaproteobacteria bacterium, the proteins below share one genomic window:
- a CDS encoding DUF4340 domain-containing protein, whose protein sequence is MSWRNTLVLLAVAVLLGAGIWLSNRRESEQQEAEEQAKRLFGALEAGQVEWVALTTSDGREARLARQEGAWRMTGPVDFPADPTAADAIAGALARLTSEAVIEDPEPPAVYGLGEGVRIVRFAAKGQEHELRLGKKTPVGSSHYAATGAGEGAPVYTVAAFATTAFDKALDDLRERRPLRFEREAVTRIEADWTGGRAVVEKQDGRWKLVEPFAGEADEDTIETLLSDLAFLRAAGFVDEPPPPAEVGLDAPEYRVVLIGTAAEGKPAPRWELAIGSVIEPNARAGKAAEPALYKIPVDRFEKLPKKVEAFRFKQLSQFVASDAERFELIFPDLAAARQGASEVVTITGTRTDEGWETTPEPMAAGLAARMVAELSRLDAAGIAADEVGPQELAGLGLSPPHATIRVYGKPEVPEGTAGADEGAAALLADLQLGVQDGDRIIARRADRPTIFRLDAAKAEDVPVSLEAFRNRFVSKEAPAEETESLPGVPAADAPAAGAAPPAEAPAPAEGAAPPGGP, encoded by the coding sequence GTGTCCTGGCGCAATACACTGGTGCTGCTCGCGGTCGCGGTGCTGCTCGGCGCCGGGATCTGGCTCTCGAACCGCCGGGAGAGCGAGCAGCAGGAGGCCGAGGAGCAGGCCAAGCGCCTGTTCGGCGCGCTCGAGGCCGGCCAGGTCGAGTGGGTGGCGCTGACCACCAGCGACGGGCGCGAGGCGCGCCTCGCCCGCCAGGAGGGCGCCTGGCGCATGACCGGGCCGGTCGACTTCCCGGCCGACCCGACGGCCGCCGACGCGATCGCCGGCGCGCTCGCCAGGCTCACCAGCGAGGCGGTGATCGAGGATCCCGAGCCCCCCGCGGTCTACGGCCTCGGCGAGGGCGTGCGGATCGTGCGCTTCGCGGCGAAGGGGCAGGAGCACGAGCTGCGCCTCGGCAAGAAGACGCCCGTCGGGTCCAGCCACTACGCCGCCACCGGCGCGGGCGAGGGCGCCCCCGTCTACACCGTCGCCGCCTTCGCGACCACGGCCTTCGACAAGGCGCTCGACGACCTGCGCGAGCGGCGCCCGTTGCGCTTCGAGCGCGAGGCCGTGACCCGCATCGAGGCGGACTGGACCGGCGGGCGCGCCGTGGTCGAGAAGCAGGACGGGCGCTGGAAGCTCGTCGAGCCCTTCGCCGGCGAGGCCGACGAGGACACCATCGAGACCCTGCTCTCGGACCTCGCCTTCCTGCGCGCCGCGGGCTTCGTCGACGAGCCGCCGCCGCCCGCCGAGGTGGGGCTCGATGCGCCGGAGTACCGCGTCGTGCTGATCGGGACCGCGGCCGAGGGCAAGCCGGCTCCGCGCTGGGAGCTCGCGATCGGCAGCGTGATCGAGCCGAACGCGCGGGCCGGCAAGGCCGCCGAGCCCGCGCTCTACAAGATCCCCGTGGACCGCTTCGAGAAGCTCCCGAAGAAGGTCGAGGCGTTCCGCTTCAAGCAGCTCTCGCAGTTCGTCGCGAGCGACGCCGAGCGCTTCGAGCTGATCTTCCCCGATCTCGCCGCCGCCCGGCAGGGCGCGAGCGAGGTGGTGACGATCACCGGCACCCGCACCGACGAGGGCTGGGAGACGACGCCCGAGCCGATGGCCGCGGGCCTCGCCGCGCGCATGGTGGCCGAGCTCTCGCGCCTCGACGCCGCCGGCATCGCGGCCGACGAGGTCGGCCCGCAGGAGCTCGCGGGGCTCGGCCTCTCGCCGCCGCACGCGACGATCCGCGTCTACGGCAAGCCCGAGGTCCCGGAGGGCACGGCGGGGGCGGACGAAGGCGCGGCGGCGCTGCTCGCCGACCTCCAGCTCGGCGTCCAGGACGGCGACCGCATCATCGCCCGCCGCGCCGACCGCCCGACGATCTTCCGCCTCGACGCCGCGAAGGCCGAGGACGTCCCGGTGAGCCTCGAGGCCTTCCGAAACCGCTTCGTGTCGAAGGAGGCGCCGGCCGAGGAGACGGAGTCACTGCCCGGCGTGCCGGCGGCCGACGCGCCGGCGGCCGGAGCGGCGCCGCCGGCCGAGGCGCCGGCGCCGGCGGAGGGCGCGGCGCCGCCCGGCGGACCCTGA
- a CDS encoding nitronate monooxygenase: MLRTRLTDRFALEHPVILAPMAFAAGGALAGAVSRAGGLGLIGGGYGDPDWLRSELERAGDARVGCGFITWSLAQAPALLDLVLGHRPAALLLSFGDPRPFAKRIHDAGVPLLCQVQDREMARAALAAGAAVLVAQGTAAGGHGATRSTITLVPEIVDLCAKEHPDTLVVAAGGIADGRGLAAALMLGADGVLMGSRFWATREASVPTGFHAAAIAASADDTLRTRVVDIVRAKAWPAPFTARVLRNRFVARWHGQEEELRAKAHEELPGYTRAWNQGDAEGTGVFVGEAASFIGSVPPAGTLLRSIVEDACGHLAAGAARVR; encoded by the coding sequence ATGCTGAGGACGCGACTAACCGATCGCTTCGCGCTCGAGCATCCCGTGATCCTCGCGCCCATGGCGTTCGCAGCCGGCGGGGCGCTCGCGGGCGCGGTCTCGCGCGCGGGAGGGCTCGGGCTGATCGGCGGCGGCTACGGGGATCCCGACTGGCTCCGGTCGGAGCTCGAGCGCGCGGGCGACGCGCGCGTCGGATGCGGCTTCATCACCTGGTCCCTCGCCCAGGCGCCGGCGCTCCTCGACCTCGTGCTCGGCCACCGTCCGGCCGCGCTCCTGCTCTCCTTCGGCGACCCCCGGCCGTTCGCGAAGCGCATCCACGACGCGGGCGTGCCGCTCCTCTGCCAGGTCCAGGATCGGGAGATGGCGCGCGCGGCCCTCGCCGCGGGTGCGGCGGTCCTGGTGGCGCAGGGGACGGCGGCGGGCGGGCACGGTGCCACCCGGAGCACCATCACCCTCGTGCCGGAGATCGTCGATCTCTGCGCGAAGGAGCACCCCGACACCCTCGTCGTCGCGGCCGGCGGGATCGCCGACGGACGCGGCCTCGCCGCCGCGTTGATGCTCGGCGCCGACGGCGTGCTCATGGGCTCGCGGTTCTGGGCCACCCGCGAGGCGTCCGTGCCCACCGGGTTCCACGCGGCGGCGATCGCCGCCAGCGCCGACGACACCCTGCGAACCCGGGTCGTCGACATCGTCCGCGCGAAGGCCTGGCCGGCCCCCTTCACCGCGCGCGTGCTCCGCAACCGCTTCGTGGCCCGCTGGCACGGGCAGGAGGAGGAGCTGCGCGCGAAGGCCCACGAGGAGCTGCCGGGCTACACCCGGGCGTGGAACCAGGGAGACGCCGAGGGGACCGGGGTCTTCGTCGGCGAGGCGGCGAGCTTCATCGGGAGCGTGCCGCCGGCCGGGACGCTCCTCCGGTCGATCGTCGAAGACGCCTGCGGACACCTGGCGGCCGGCGCTGCCCGGGTCCGCTGA
- a CDS encoding O-acetylhomoserine aminocarboxypropyltransferase/cysteine synthase has translation MAEAKTRRIDTLAIHAGQAPDPTTGSLAVPIHQTTSFVFEDAEHAADLFALRRFGNIYTRLTNPTTAVLEERLAAMHGATGATATSSGMAAIFYAVATITKAGQNIVAGSNLYGGTLTLFQHTLPRFGIEVRVVDTQDLDAVRAAIDAETRLVFTESVGNPRGNVDDFEALARVAHEAGIPFVVDNTFTPPPLFDPFAHGADIAVYALTKMIGGHGTSIGGIVIEKGDFDWKRSGRFPEICEPDPSYHGVNFWEAFGNHPKAVAPGLAFALKIRTGLLRNTGACLSPFNAQQILLGIETLPLRARRHAESAQVVARHLEQHPLVEWVHFAALPSHPDHARCKKYMPLGPGAVFGFGIQGGAEAGRRFIGAVKLAYHLANVLDAKTLVIHPASTTHQQLSEEEQRAAGITPDLVRLSVGLEDVEDILADLDQALAASQSGCR, from the coding sequence ATGGCGGAAGCGAAGACGAGACGCATCGACACGCTGGCGATCCACGCCGGCCAGGCGCCGGACCCGACGACCGGCTCCCTCGCGGTGCCCATCCACCAGACGACGAGCTTCGTCTTCGAGGACGCCGAGCACGCGGCAGACCTCTTCGCGTTGCGGCGCTTCGGGAACATCTACACCCGGCTCACGAACCCGACGACGGCGGTCCTGGAAGAGCGCCTCGCGGCGATGCACGGCGCCACCGGCGCGACGGCGACCTCCTCCGGCATGGCGGCCATCTTCTACGCCGTCGCGACGATCACGAAGGCCGGCCAGAACATCGTCGCCGGCTCGAACCTCTACGGCGGCACGCTCACCCTCTTCCAGCACACGCTCCCTCGCTTCGGCATCGAGGTGCGGGTCGTGGACACCCAGGACCTCGACGCCGTGCGCGCCGCGATCGACGCGGAGACCCGGCTCGTCTTCACCGAGTCGGTCGGCAACCCGCGCGGCAACGTCGACGACTTCGAGGCGCTGGCCCGGGTCGCCCACGAGGCCGGCATCCCCTTCGTCGTGGACAACACCTTCACGCCGCCGCCGCTCTTCGATCCCTTCGCCCACGGGGCGGACATCGCCGTGTACGCGCTCACGAAGATGATCGGGGGGCATGGCACCTCGATCGGCGGGATCGTCATCGAGAAGGGCGACTTCGACTGGAAGCGTAGCGGACGGTTTCCGGAGATCTGCGAGCCCGACCCGAGCTACCACGGCGTGAACTTCTGGGAGGCCTTCGGCAATCACCCGAAGGCCGTGGCGCCGGGGCTGGCCTTCGCCCTGAAGATCCGGACCGGCCTGCTGCGGAACACCGGCGCCTGCCTCTCGCCCTTCAACGCGCAGCAGATCCTGCTCGGCATCGAGACGCTCCCGCTCCGGGCGCGCCGCCACGCCGAGAGCGCCCAGGTGGTCGCGCGGCACCTCGAACAGCATCCGCTGGTCGAGTGGGTGCACTTCGCGGCGCTTCCCTCGCACCCGGATCACGCCCGCTGCAAGAAGTACATGCCGCTCGGGCCGGGAGCGGTCTTCGGCTTCGGGATCCAGGGCGGGGCCGAGGCCGGCAGGCGGTTCATCGGGGCCGTGAAGCTGGCCTATCACCTCGCGAACGTCCTCGACGCCAAGACGCTCGTGATCCACCCCGCCTCGACGACGCACCAGCAGCTCTCCGAGGAGGAGCAGCGCGCGGCGGGCATCACGCCCGACCTCGTGCGCCTGTCCGTCGGCCTCGAGGACGTGGAGGACATCCTCGCAGATCTCGACCAGGCGCTCGCCGCCAGCCAGTCCGGATGCCGCTGA
- the metA gene encoding homoserine O-succinyltransferase: MPLIIQNDLPATKILDAEGIFVIPRSEAVRQDIRALQVALVNLMPTKVETETQIARLLANSPLQVELTLVTMDSHRAVNTSEEHLLQFYQTFDRVRDRRFDGLIVTGAPVERLPFEEVDYWPELVSLFEWSGSQVHASLFICWGAQAALHHFHGIPKYPLVAKHSGVYKHRLVTPYAPVVRGIDDEFYVPVSRFTEVRKEDVTKIGALEILAESPGTGLYLVHDRDHRRLYSFNHAEYDPDTLAREYRRDLEKGLRPSVPCNYYPDDDPAQPPVVRWRSHAWALFANWLNYEVYQGFSPL; the protein is encoded by the coding sequence ATGCCGCTGATCATCCAGAACGACCTGCCCGCGACGAAGATCCTCGACGCGGAGGGGATCTTCGTCATCCCGCGGAGCGAGGCGGTCCGCCAGGACATCCGGGCGCTCCAGGTGGCGCTCGTGAACCTGATGCCGACGAAGGTCGAAACCGAGACGCAGATCGCGAGGCTCCTCGCCAACTCGCCGCTCCAGGTCGAGCTCACGCTCGTCACGATGGACTCCCATCGGGCCGTGAACACCTCCGAGGAGCACCTGCTCCAGTTCTACCAGACCTTCGATCGCGTGCGGGATCGGCGCTTCGACGGGCTGATCGTCACGGGGGCGCCCGTGGAGCGCCTGCCCTTCGAGGAGGTCGACTACTGGCCCGAGCTCGTCTCGCTCTTCGAATGGAGCGGCTCGCAGGTGCACGCCTCGCTCTTCATCTGCTGGGGCGCGCAAGCGGCGCTCCATCACTTCCACGGGATCCCGAAGTATCCCCTCGTCGCGAAGCACTCCGGGGTCTACAAGCACCGGCTCGTCACCCCGTACGCGCCGGTCGTCCGTGGCATCGACGACGAGTTCTACGTGCCCGTGAGCCGCTTCACCGAGGTGCGCAAGGAGGACGTCACGAAGATCGGCGCGCTCGAGATCCTCGCCGAGTCGCCGGGGACGGGGCTCTACCTCGTGCACGATCGGGACCACCGGAGGCTCTACTCCTTCAATCACGCCGAGTACGATCCCGATACGCTGGCCCGCGAGTACCGGCGCGATCTCGAGAAGGGCCTGCGGCCGTCGGTCCCGTGCAACTACTACCCGGACGACGACCCGGCCCAGCCCCCGGTGGTCCGCTGGCGCTCGCACGCCTGGGCGCTCTTCGCGAACTGGCTCAACTACGAGGTGTACCAGGGCTTCTCGCCCCTGTGA
- a CDS encoding DUF2304 domain-containing protein, translating into MTEAERLADLRELFLHAPESGAAQAVALVFGLSLAAGVLWLVRRRTLRAEYTPIWMAVALATLVVGVDLDVLRWLSRLLGAWTISATLFMLGQLFLVAICLNYAVRISQSAVHIRDLAQEVALLRQRLERLEPAPSQTRPPAAGEAR; encoded by the coding sequence ATGACCGAGGCCGAACGCCTGGCCGACCTGCGGGAGCTCTTCCTCCACGCTCCCGAGTCGGGCGCCGCCCAGGCGGTGGCGCTCGTCTTCGGGCTTTCGCTCGCCGCCGGCGTGCTGTGGCTCGTCCGCCGGCGCACCCTGCGTGCGGAGTACACGCCGATCTGGATGGCGGTGGCGCTCGCGACGCTGGTCGTCGGCGTGGACCTCGACGTGCTGCGCTGGCTCTCGCGCCTGCTCGGCGCCTGGACCATCAGCGCCACGCTCTTCATGCTCGGACAGCTCTTCCTGGTCGCGATCTGCCTCAACTACGCCGTGCGCATCTCGCAGTCGGCCGTCCACATCCGCGATCTCGCCCAGGAGGTCGCGCTGCTGCGCCAGCGCCTCGAACGGCTCGAGCCCGCCCCCTCGCAGACGCGGCCGCCGGCCGCCGGCGAGGCGCGGTAG
- a CDS encoding glycosyltransferase family 2 protein, with product MAFRRPVIVGLPAYNEAARLPGVLRSVVAAMPSAEIVVVDDGSRDGTGDVAAHHGATVLRHPFNLGYGAALQTLYKYARRRGADLVVQLDADGQHDPAEIPRLAALVTGGACDLAIGSRFVAPSDYRMGPLRSFGRRLLSALARFAGVEVSDPTSGFQALNGRVIALYCEPFFPPDYPDVDVLVAAVRRGIRIHEVPVKMYESPRSSTLHGGTRDFYYAYKMLLSLWTESRR from the coding sequence GTGGCGTTCCGCCGGCCCGTGATCGTCGGCCTGCCCGCCTACAACGAGGCCGCCCGGCTGCCCGGCGTACTCCGCTCCGTCGTCGCGGCGATGCCCTCGGCGGAGATCGTCGTCGTCGACGACGGCTCGCGGGACGGCACCGGGGACGTCGCTGCGCACCACGGCGCCACGGTGCTCCGCCATCCCTTCAACCTCGGCTACGGCGCCGCCCTGCAGACGCTCTACAAGTACGCGCGCCGGCGGGGCGCCGACCTCGTCGTCCAGCTCGACGCCGACGGCCAGCACGACCCCGCGGAGATCCCGCGCCTCGCTGCCCTGGTCACGGGCGGCGCGTGCGACCTCGCGATCGGCTCGCGCTTCGTCGCGCCGTCCGACTACCGGATGGGGCCGCTGCGCAGCTTCGGGCGCCGGCTCCTCTCGGCGCTCGCTCGCTTCGCCGGGGTCGAGGTGAGCGATCCCACCTCGGGCTTCCAGGCGCTGAACGGCCGGGTGATCGCGCTCTACTGCGAGCCCTTCTTCCCGCCCGACTACCCGGACGTCGACGTGCTCGTGGCAGCGGTCCGCCGCGGCATCCGGATCCACGAGGTGCCGGTGAAGATGTACGAGAGCCCGCGCAGCTCGACGCTGCACGGCGGAACGCGCGACTTCTACTACGCCTACAAGATGCTGCTCTCGCTCTGGACGGAGTCGCGTCGATGA
- a CDS encoding class I SAM-dependent methyltransferase codes for MPVDASTLERLVPSELDGRDVTGRQTLELHLERYRFAARCARPGRLLDLACGVGYGTRLVADDAAGVESALGVDLSPEAVAYARDHYGREGVEYRACDGLTFRDAAGFDTIVSLETIEHVPEPGRLVAHLASLLRPGGVLVASAPTTPSADVNLHHLHDFTAASFRRLFAGLGLREVASLPQVQPYRLFAALGRTEQRMADLRPDLLRYYLHHPRAALRRAAATLRFGFTNRYLTVAWRSAGP; via the coding sequence ATGCCCGTCGATGCCAGCACGCTCGAGCGCCTGGTGCCCTCGGAGCTCGACGGCCGGGACGTCACGGGCCGGCAGACGCTCGAGCTGCACCTGGAGCGCTACCGCTTCGCGGCGCGCTGCGCCCGCCCCGGACGTCTCCTCGACCTCGCCTGCGGGGTCGGCTACGGCACGCGCCTCGTGGCCGACGACGCGGCCGGCGTCGAGAGCGCCCTCGGCGTCGACCTCTCGCCCGAGGCCGTCGCCTACGCCCGCGACCACTACGGGCGCGAGGGCGTCGAGTACCGCGCCTGCGACGGGCTCACCTTCCGGGACGCGGCCGGCTTCGACACGATCGTCTCGCTCGAGACGATCGAGCACGTGCCCGAGCCCGGGCGCCTCGTGGCGCACCTCGCGAGCCTGCTCCGGCCGGGCGGCGTCCTCGTGGCGTCGGCGCCGACGACGCCGTCGGCGGACGTGAACCTGCACCACCTGCACGACTTCACCGCCGCCTCGTTCCGCCGCCTGTTCGCGGGCCTCGGCCTGCGCGAGGTCGCCTCGCTCCCCCAGGTCCAGCCCTACCGGCTCTTCGCCGCGCTCGGCCGCACGGAGCAGCGCATGGCGGACCTGCGGCCGGACCTGCTCCGCTACTACCTGCACCACCCGCGGGCGGCGTTGCGCAGGGCCGCCGCCACGCTGCGCTTCGGCTTCACGAACCGCTACCTGACGGTGGCGTGGCGTTCCGCCGGCCCGTGA
- a CDS encoding glycoside hydrolase family 3 C-terminal domain-containing protein: MATALPSAPAVAASFDPAVAGLFGDVVASEANDLALHVLEAPGMNLARTPVLGRNFEYFGEDPFLAGTMAVAEIEAVQAHGVIAMAKHFAGNEQETNRMFELQTTVGARVLHELYLLPFEMSVRDGDVAAVMCAYNFVNGFQACENRELLTDVLRDRWGFAGYVQSDFFAVRSTAPAMLAGLDHHMPVPTPLLVVPAPWTADELDVALAAGELQVADLDRALLRRYTKMFELGIFERQPLVQAPIDYAAGGVAARTIGGHGGVLLQDPNGVLPFDASTLESVVLIGKATQVYAQQAVAGGSRVGEPMGAGGGSSDVVPAYTVSPIDGLEDVLAALGNASATVTLITVEDDNSDLEAAKAAAAAADAVILMAGTIAEEGADRVTFSDGSGNAVVEMGDHLDWYVARPNQISTLASNPPADSQTVAMIEGILAATSTTAKPMAAKTALVLKDNGGVAIDPALLGPAGPAILEVWFPGQEDGHIVADLLFGVVDPSGRLPVTFPVAGQGFLDWARSDASVFPGVRNASNQPEVTYREGLEVGYRWYDANGIAPAFPFGHGLSFTTFEISGLEVTPEVSDGTPPITVEFLVENTGSRRGAEVPQVYLGLPEGLGEPPKRLVGFEKVWLDPGQVESVQIVIDPAAANHPLGIWDDATQAWKVAPGQYQVYVGRSAGDIVLGDSITVPEPVGWARSCAALVALLGSRRLRRSPRPRPITP, encoded by the coding sequence ATGGCGACCGCGCTGCCGTCGGCCCCGGCGGTCGCGGCGTCGTTCGATCCCGCCGTCGCCGGCCTCTTCGGCGACGTGGTCGCCAGCGAAGCCAACGACCTCGCGCTCCACGTCCTCGAAGCGCCGGGCATGAACCTCGCGCGCACCCCCGTCCTGGGGCGCAACTTCGAGTACTTCGGCGAGGATCCCTTCCTGGCGGGCACGATGGCGGTCGCGGAGATCGAGGCGGTCCAGGCCCACGGCGTCATCGCGATGGCCAAGCACTTCGCGGGCAACGAGCAGGAGACGAACCGGATGTTCGAGCTCCAGACCACCGTCGGCGCGCGGGTCCTGCACGAGCTCTACCTGTTGCCGTTCGAGATGTCGGTCCGGGATGGCGACGTCGCCGCGGTGATGTGCGCCTACAACTTCGTGAACGGGTTCCAGGCCTGTGAGAACCGGGAGCTGCTGACCGATGTCCTGCGCGACCGGTGGGGCTTCGCCGGCTACGTGCAATCGGATTTCTTTGCCGTCCGCAGCACGGCACCCGCGATGCTCGCCGGGCTCGACCACCACATGCCCGTTCCGACGCCGCTCCTGGTGGTGCCGGCGCCGTGGACGGCGGACGAGCTGGACGTGGCGCTGGCAGCGGGAGAGCTCCAGGTCGCCGACCTCGACCGGGCGCTCCTGCGTCGTTACACGAAGATGTTCGAGCTGGGCATCTTCGAACGCCAGCCGCTCGTGCAGGCGCCGATCGACTACGCCGCGGGCGGGGTCGCTGCGCGGACGATCGGGGGACACGGTGGAGTCCTGCTCCAGGACCCCAACGGGGTGCTGCCCTTCGACGCCAGCACGCTCGAGAGCGTCGTCCTGATCGGCAAGGCGACGCAGGTCTACGCCCAACAGGCGGTGGCCGGCGGATCCCGGGTCGGCGAGCCGATGGGCGCCGGAGGCGGCAGCTCGGACGTGGTGCCCGCCTACACGGTGTCCCCGATCGACGGGCTGGAGGACGTGCTCGCGGCGCTGGGCAACGCGTCGGCGACGGTCACGCTGATCACCGTCGAGGACGACAACAGCGACCTGGAGGCGGCGAAGGCGGCTGCCGCCGCGGCGGATGCGGTGATCCTCATGGCGGGCACGATTGCCGAGGAAGGCGCGGACCGCGTGACGTTCAGCGACGGGAGCGGCAACGCGGTGGTGGAGATGGGTGATCACCTCGATTGGTACGTGGCCAGGCCGAACCAGATCTCGACGCTGGCATCCAACCCACCGGCCGACAGCCAGACGGTGGCGATGATCGAGGGCATCCTCGCCGCGACCTCGACGACGGCGAAGCCCATGGCCGCGAAGACCGCGCTGGTGCTCAAGGACAACGGCGGCGTCGCGATCGATCCCGCCCTGCTGGGTCCAGCCGGGCCAGCCATCCTGGAGGTCTGGTTCCCCGGACAGGAGGACGGCCACATCGTGGCCGACCTGCTGTTCGGTGTGGTCGATCCGTCGGGCAGGCTGCCGGTCACCTTCCCGGTGGCCGGTCAGGGATTCCTCGACTGGGCCAGGAGCGACGCGTCGGTGTTTCCAGGGGTGAGGAACGCCTCCAACCAGCCCGAGGTCACGTACCGCGAAGGCCTGGAGGTCGGCTATCGCTGGTACGACGCCAACGGGATCGCTCCCGCCTTTCCGTTCGGCCACGGCCTGTCCTTCACGACGTTCGAGATCTCGGGCCTGGAGGTGACGCCGGAGGTCTCGGACGGCACGCCTCCGATCACGGTGGAGTTCCTCGTCGAGAACACCGGCAGCCGGCGGGGCGCCGAGGTGCCGCAGGTGTACCTCGGCCTGCCGGAAGGACTGGGCGAGCCGCCGAAGCGTCTGGTCGGCTTCGAGAAGGTGTGGCTGGACCCAGGACAGGTGGAGAGCGTGCAGATCGTGATCGACCCGGCAGCGGCGAACCATCCCCTGGGAATCTGGGACGACGCGACGCAGGCGTGGAAGGTCGCCCCCGGCCAGTACCAGGTCTACGTGGGACGTTCAGCCGGCGACATCGTCCTCGGCGATTCGATCACCGTGCCGGAGCCGGTGGGGTGGGCTCGATCCTGCGCCGCCCTCGTGGCCCTCCTCGGCAGCCGGCGTCTCCGCCGGTCACCGCGACCTCGCCCGATCACGCCGTGA
- a CDS encoding inositol monophosphatase family protein — protein MSAIDAETGAVHALAVRLAREAGAIQRARYETVLEVASKSRPIDLVTEVDRACEALIVGALRRERPGDDILAEEGGAHADTGARWRWVVDPLDGTVNFAHGYPCFCVSIGVEHDGRRHVGVVYDALRDELFEAVRGGGARRNGQPIEVSKATGVGRALLATGFAYDVHDSADDNLDRVVRAVKRAGGVRRDGSAALDLCYVACGRFDGYWELKLHPWDVAAGLLIVEEAGGRVSDLAGGAAPASGREILASNALLHDELVALLR, from the coding sequence GTGAGCGCGATCGACGCCGAGACGGGCGCGGTCCACGCGCTCGCCGTCCGGCTCGCGCGCGAGGCCGGCGCGATCCAGCGTGCCCGCTACGAGACCGTGCTCGAGGTGGCGAGCAAGAGCCGCCCGATCGACCTCGTCACCGAGGTGGACCGCGCCTGCGAGGCGCTGATCGTCGGCGCGCTGCGCCGCGAGCGCCCGGGTGACGACATCCTCGCCGAGGAGGGCGGTGCCCACGCCGACACCGGCGCGCGCTGGCGCTGGGTCGTCGACCCCCTCGACGGCACGGTGAACTTCGCGCACGGCTATCCCTGCTTCTGCGTCTCGATCGGGGTCGAGCACGACGGCCGGCGCCACGTGGGCGTCGTCTACGACGCGCTGCGCGACGAGCTCTTCGAGGCCGTGCGCGGCGGCGGCGCGCGCCGCAACGGCCAGCCGATCGAGGTCTCGAAGGCCACCGGTGTCGGCCGGGCCCTGCTCGCGACGGGCTTCGCCTACGACGTCCACGACTCCGCCGACGACAACCTCGACCGGGTCGTGCGTGCCGTGAAGCGCGCCGGCGGCGTGCGCCGCGACGGCAGCGCCGCCCTCGACCTCTGCTACGTCGCCTGCGGCCGCTTCGACGGCTACTGGGAGCTGAAGCTCCATCCCTGGGACGTCGCGGCTGGCCTCCTGATCGTCGAGGAGGCCGGCGGCCGGGTGAGCGATCTGGCGGGGGGCGCGGCCCCCGCGAGCGGACGCGAGATCCTCGCGAGCAACGCGCTCCTCCACGACGAGCTCGTGGCGCTGCTGCGCTGA
- a CDS encoding TatD family hydrolase: protein MWIDSHAHLTAPEFGADRTAVLERARDAGVSGFLAIGAGWGIDANEAAVALAASEPDVWAAVGVHPHDAQALDDEGRARIAAWLERPRVVAVGECGLDHHYDHSPRPVQRAVFAEHVAWARARDLPVSIHVRGDDPAAWEELLDVWRAEGRGEVAGVLHCYTGSLAFARRALDARLEISFSGIVTFRNADDLRAVAAALPLDRILVETDCPLLAPVPHRGRRNEPAHVAHVGAAIARARGIPVEEVARASSANARRLFRLPAPPGPA, encoded by the coding sequence GTGTGGATCGACAGCCACGCGCACCTGACGGCCCCCGAGTTCGGGGCCGACCGCACGGCGGTGCTCGAGCGGGCCCGCGACGCCGGTGTGTCGGGCTTCCTGGCCATCGGCGCGGGCTGGGGGATCGACGCCAACGAAGCCGCGGTCGCCCTTGCGGCGAGCGAGCCCGACGTGTGGGCCGCCGTCGGCGTCCACCCGCACGACGCCCAGGCCCTCGACGACGAAGGCCGCGCGCGCATCGCCGCCTGGCTCGAGCGCCCGCGCGTGGTGGCGGTGGGCGAGTGCGGCCTCGACCACCACTACGACCACTCGCCCCGCCCCGTGCAGCGCGCGGTCTTCGCCGAGCACGTGGCCTGGGCGCGCGCGCGCGACCTGCCCGTCTCGATCCACGTCCGCGGCGACGATCCCGCCGCCTGGGAGGAGCTGCTCGACGTCTGGCGCGCCGAGGGCCGCGGCGAGGTGGCCGGCGTGCTCCACTGCTACACGGGCTCGCTCGCCTTCGCGCGCCGCGCGCTCGACGCACGGCTCGAGATCTCGTTCTCGGGCATCGTCACCTTCCGCAACGCCGACGACCTGCGGGCGGTGGCCGCGGCGCTGCCGCTCGATCGGATCCTGGTCGAGACCGACTGTCCCCTGCTCGCACCGGTCCCGCACCGGGGACGGCGCAACGAGCCGGCCCACGTCGCGCACGTGGGGGCCGCGATCGCCCGGGCGCGCGGGATCCCGGTCGAGGAGGTGGCGCGCGCCAGCAGCGCCAACGCGCGCCGGCTGTTCCGGCTGCCCGCGCCGCCGGGGCCCGCGTGA